One window of the Falco biarmicus isolate bFalBia1 chromosome 2, bFalBia1.pri, whole genome shotgun sequence genome contains the following:
- the CLDN34 gene encoding claudin-34 has translation MSSLVSTSHLQLAAFVLGTVGWILCTVSMGIVEWRVWHVDNTTIISSGIAWVGIWKVCFISYLHISSGYREQFCHKFSDYDTSIPHEIYAAQGLLMIAMFMGLLGLTATIFALRNVYMGITHKTLITPFFLVGGFFYMFAGLCVLIPVSWNFYSVMHNQSIAFPPSYYMPSSPVAQEAGAAVPVGIVAVILLLLSGTFSLSYRFPVTANTIMKS, from the coding sequence ATGAGCTCCCTGGTGAGCACCTCGCACCTCCAGCTAGCCGCCTTCGTTCTGGGTACGGTAGGCTGGATCCTGTGCACGGTTTCAATGGGAATTGTGGAATGGAGAGTGTGGCACGTGGACAACACCACCATCATCTCCTCTGGCATCGCCTGGGTGGGGATTTGGAAGGTCTGCTTCATCAGTTACCTTCACATCTCATCTGGCTACAGAGAACAGTTCTGCCATAAATTCAGTGACTACGACACCTCCATCCCCCATGAAATTTATGCTGCTCAGGGTCTCCTGATGATTGCCATGTTCATGGGCTTGCTGGGACTGACCGCCACAATATTTGCTCTGAGAAATGTTTATATGGGAATCACTCACAAAACTCTCATTACCCCTTTCTTCCTAGTGGGTGGCTTCTTCTACATGTTCGCTGGTCTCTGTGTCCTGATTCCCGTGAGCTGGAATTTCTATTCTGTAATGCACAACCAGAGCATCGCTTTTCCTCCTTCTTACTACATGCCCTCCAGCCCAGTGGCACAGgaagctggtgctgctgttCCTGTCGGGATTGTAGCTGTCATCCTCCTGCTGCTAAGTGGgactttttctctttcatacaGATTCCCAGTAACCGCAAACACCATCATGAAATCCTGA